The following proteins are co-located in the Cupriavidus pauculus genome:
- the xdhC gene encoding xanthine dehydrogenase accessory protein XdhC, which produces MQDAPLKPFRFADAARWVRAGVPVAMVTIVDVKGSAPRDAGIRMLVTADDLVGTIGGGHLEWRGMDIARAMLANRHVRGNPPRRIERIALGPTLGQCCGGVVKLAFEVLDETDLPWLDTVQAAFRAGRAIERVVPPAGPVGFAPSRAQLATAALQGDGTWIDTLVPDAMHVVLFGAGHVGHALVKVLSTLPCHVHWVDERDTLFPAGLPDTIEAEPTDTPEAVIDQAPPGAYFIVMTHSHALDQQLCERIFRRTDFAYFGLIGSRTKRARFEHRMVEHGVDPARLPEMTCPMGVAGITDKAPAMIAVAIVAQLLQVREQRIAALRAQRLETVLP; this is translated from the coding sequence ATGCAGGACGCCCCGCTCAAGCCGTTCCGCTTTGCCGACGCCGCCCGCTGGGTGCGCGCCGGCGTGCCCGTGGCGATGGTCACCATCGTCGACGTCAAGGGCTCCGCGCCGCGCGACGCCGGCATCCGCATGCTGGTCACGGCCGACGACCTGGTCGGCACCATCGGCGGCGGCCATCTGGAATGGCGCGGCATGGACATCGCCCGCGCGATGCTGGCCAACCGCCATGTGCGCGGCAACCCGCCGCGTCGCATCGAGCGCATCGCGCTGGGGCCGACGCTGGGCCAGTGCTGCGGCGGCGTGGTCAAGCTGGCGTTCGAAGTACTGGACGAGACCGACCTGCCGTGGCTGGACACCGTGCAGGCCGCGTTCCGGGCCGGCCGGGCGATCGAGCGCGTGGTGCCGCCCGCCGGCCCGGTCGGCTTTGCGCCGAGCCGTGCACAGTTGGCCACGGCGGCGCTGCAGGGCGACGGGACGTGGATCGACACGCTGGTGCCCGACGCCATGCACGTGGTGCTGTTCGGCGCGGGCCACGTTGGCCATGCGCTGGTAAAAGTGCTGTCCACGCTGCCCTGTCACGTGCACTGGGTGGACGAGCGCGACACGCTGTTCCCGGCCGGGCTGCCCGACACCATCGAGGCTGAGCCGACCGACACGCCCGAGGCCGTGATCGACCAGGCGCCGCCGGGCGCGTACTTCATCGTCATGACCCACAGCCACGCGCTGGACCAGCAGCTCTGCGAGCGCATCTTCCGCCGCACGGATTTCGCCTATTTCGGGCTGATCGGTTCGCGGACCAAGCGGGCCAGGTTCGAGCACCGGATGGTGGAGCACGGCGTGGACCCGGCGCGGCTGCCGGAAATGACCTGCCCGATGGGTGTGGCGGGCATTACAGACAAGGCTCCGGCTATGATTGCGGTTGCCATCGTCGCCCAGCTACTGCAGGTGCGCGAGCAGCGCATTGCGGCGCTGCGCGCCCAGCGGCTGGAGACGGTGCTTCCGTAA
- the puuE gene encoding allantoinase PuuE — translation MTHDNYPRDLIGYGARPPHARWPGGARIALQFVLNYEEGGENCVLHGDAASEQFLSEIVGAAAYPARHMSMEGIYEYGSRAGVWRILREFEQRKLPLTIFGVSMALQRHPELTRAFVELGHEIACHGWRWIHYQGIDEATEREHMRIGMQIIKDLTGEMPLGWYTGRDSPNTRRLVVEHGGLLYDSDYYGDDLPFWTEVEVAGGEKKPHLVVPYTLDSNDMRFATPQGFNTGEQFFQYLKDAFDVLYAEGDPSGLDQPKMLSIGMHCRLLGRPGRFRALQRFLDYVQSHDKVWITRRVDIARHWIDTHPYRSQA, via the coding sequence ATGACACACGATAACTATCCACGCGATCTCATCGGCTACGGCGCCCGCCCGCCGCACGCCCGCTGGCCGGGCGGCGCGCGTATCGCGCTGCAGTTCGTGCTCAATTACGAGGAAGGCGGCGAGAACTGCGTGCTGCACGGCGACGCCGCGTCCGAGCAGTTCCTGTCCGAGATCGTCGGTGCCGCGGCCTACCCCGCCCGGCACATGAGCATGGAAGGCATCTACGAATACGGGTCGCGCGCGGGCGTCTGGCGCATCCTGCGCGAGTTCGAGCAGCGCAAGCTGCCGCTGACGATCTTCGGCGTGTCGATGGCACTGCAGCGCCATCCGGAACTGACGCGCGCCTTCGTCGAGCTGGGCCACGAGATCGCCTGCCACGGCTGGCGCTGGATCCACTACCAGGGCATCGACGAGGCCACCGAGCGCGAGCACATGCGCATCGGCATGCAGATCATCAAGGACCTGACCGGCGAGATGCCGCTGGGCTGGTACACCGGCCGCGACAGCCCCAACACGCGCCGGCTGGTGGTGGAGCACGGCGGCCTGCTGTACGACTCGGACTACTACGGCGACGACCTGCCCTTCTGGACCGAGGTGGAAGTCGCCGGCGGCGAGAAGAAGCCCCACCTGGTGGTGCCCTACACGCTGGACTCCAACGACATGCGCTTTGCCACGCCGCAGGGCTTCAACACGGGCGAGCAGTTCTTCCAGTACCTGAAGGATGCGTTCGACGTGCTGTACGCCGAGGGCGACCCCAGCGGGCTGGACCAGCCCAAGATGCTGTCGATCGGCATGCACTGCCGCCTGCTGGGCCGGCCGGGCCGGTTCCGCGCGCTGCAGCGGTTCCTGGACTACGTCCAGTCGCACGACAAGGTCTGGATCACGCGGCGCGTGGACATCGCCCGCCACTGGATCGACACCCACCCGTACCGGAGCCAGGCATGA
- a CDS encoding urate hydroxylase PuuD — MEGYILDWANLLLRWLHVITAIAWIGSSFYFVWLDNSLTRPTDAGLKDKGVDGELWAVHGGGFYNPQKYLTAPKSLPENLHWFYWESYSTWMSGFALLVVLYLFNASTFLIDKNVYDMSPGAAVGFAVSYLIVGWVVYDAICRIFGKSDRTVGILVAIYVGVAAYVACHIFSGRAAFLLTGAMIATIMSANVLFWIIPGQRKVVAALKAGQPVDPIHGKRGKQRSVHNTYFTLPVLFAMLSNHYSMTYAAKNNWVVLILVMLAGVLIRQFFILKHKGKINIAWPAAGVACLGLVAFLIAPQPRPQVAQGEGAANAVSFVKVQEIMNSRCVQCHAAQPKMMPTAAKGIKLDTVDDIKSHAQLIYQQAVQQKAMPLGNVTQITDDERALLGQWFEGGAKTTN, encoded by the coding sequence ATGGAAGGCTACATTCTCGACTGGGCCAATCTGCTCTTGCGCTGGCTGCACGTCATCACGGCGATTGCCTGGATCGGCTCGTCGTTCTACTTCGTCTGGCTCGACAACAGCCTGACGCGCCCCACGGACGCCGGGCTCAAGGACAAGGGCGTCGATGGCGAACTCTGGGCCGTGCACGGCGGCGGGTTCTACAACCCCCAGAAGTACCTGACCGCGCCGAAGTCGCTGCCCGAGAACCTGCACTGGTTCTACTGGGAGTCGTACTCCACGTGGATGAGCGGCTTCGCGCTGCTGGTGGTGCTGTACCTGTTCAACGCCAGCACCTTCCTGATCGACAAGAACGTCTACGACATGTCGCCCGGCGCGGCCGTGGGCTTCGCGGTGTCGTACCTGATCGTGGGCTGGGTGGTCTATGACGCCATCTGCCGGATCTTCGGCAAGAGCGACCGGACGGTGGGCATCCTGGTGGCGATCTACGTGGGCGTGGCCGCCTACGTGGCGTGCCATATCTTCTCGGGCCGCGCGGCGTTCCTGCTGACCGGCGCGATGATCGCCACGATCATGAGCGCGAACGTGCTGTTCTGGATCATCCCGGGGCAGCGCAAGGTGGTGGCGGCGCTGAAGGCCGGCCAGCCTGTGGACCCGATCCACGGCAAGCGCGGCAAGCAGCGCAGCGTGCACAATACGTACTTCACGCTGCCGGTGCTGTTCGCGATGCTGTCGAACCACTACAGCATGACCTACGCGGCCAAGAACAACTGGGTGGTGCTGATCCTGGTCATGCTGGCCGGCGTGCTGATCCGCCAGTTCTTCATCCTCAAGCACAAGGGCAAGATCAACATCGCGTGGCCGGCCGCCGGCGTGGCGTGCCTGGGGCTGGTGGCGTTCCTGATCGCGCCGCAGCCGCGCCCGCAGGTGGCGCAGGGCGAAGGCGCCGCCAACGCGGTGAGCTTCGTCAAGGTGCAGGAGATCATGAACTCGCGCTGCGTGCAGTGCCATGCCGCGCAGCCGAAGATGATGCCGACGGCCGCCAAGGGCATCAAGCTCGATACCGTGGACGACATCAAGTCGCACGCCCAGCTCATCTACCAGCAGGCCGTGCAGCAGAAGGCGATGCCGCTGGGCAACGTCACGCAGATCACGGACGACGAACGCGCGCTGCTGGGCCAGTGGTTCGAGGGCGGCGCCAAGACGACCAACTGA
- the uraH gene encoding hydroxyisourate hydrolase, translating into MGRLTTHVLDTAAGTPGAGMSVTLHKIVDNRRETLKSIRTNHDGRADQPLLEGADLQPGVYELDFGAGDYFRAQGVKLPEPAFLDVVTLRFGIADTAAHYHVPLLVSPWSYSTYRGS; encoded by the coding sequence ATGGGACGCTTGACCACTCACGTTCTCGACACTGCCGCCGGGACGCCCGGTGCCGGCATGTCGGTTACCCTGCATAAAATTGTCGACAATCGTCGCGAGACCCTGAAGTCGATCCGGACCAACCACGATGGCCGTGCCGACCAGCCGCTGCTGGAAGGCGCCGACCTGCAACCGGGCGTCTACGAACTCGACTTCGGTGCCGGTGACTACTTCCGTGCCCAGGGCGTCAAGCTGCCCGAACCGGCCTTCCTCGACGTGGTGACGCTGCGCTTCGGCATTGCCGACACGGCCGCGCACTACCACGTGCCGCTGCTGGTGTCGCCGTGGTCGTACTCGACCTACCGCGGCAGCTGA
- the uraD gene encoding 2-oxo-4-hydroxy-4-carboxy-5-ureidoimidazoline decarboxylase, protein MSQTRYTITQLNAMPEPEFVKVLGGIYEHSPWFADAAARQRPFANTAELAGALRAAVDAAGQDAQLKLVRAHPELAGKAAVRGELTAESTREQAGAGLDQCTPEEFQRLQDLNAAYNRKFGFPFILAVRGYDRHGIIDAFARRLDNEPPVELQTCINQIHRIAQFRLNDLVSA, encoded by the coding sequence ATGAGCCAGACGCGCTACACGATTACCCAGCTGAACGCGATGCCCGAGCCCGAGTTCGTCAAGGTGCTGGGCGGTATCTACGAACATTCGCCCTGGTTCGCCGACGCCGCGGCGCGGCAGCGTCCGTTCGCCAACACGGCGGAACTGGCCGGCGCGCTGCGCGCCGCGGTGGATGCAGCGGGCCAGGACGCCCAGCTCAAGCTGGTGCGCGCCCACCCGGAGCTGGCGGGCAAGGCGGCCGTGCGCGGCGAGCTGACGGCCGAATCGACGCGGGAGCAGGCCGGCGCCGGGCTGGACCAGTGCACGCCGGAGGAATTCCAGCGCCTGCAGGACCTGAACGCGGCCTACAACCGCAAGTTCGGCTTCCCGTTCATCCTGGCCGTGCGCGGCTACGACCGCCACGGGATCATCGACGCTTTTGCAAGGCGCCTCGACAACGAGCCCCCGGTCGAGTTGCAAACTTGCATCAACCAGATCCACCGCATTGCGCAGTTCCGCCTGAACGACTTAGTATCCGCCTGA
- a CDS encoding nucleobase:cation symporter-2 family protein has product MNSASTTVPTDQTNERLPSGRLLALGLQHVLVMYAGTVAVPLIVGGALKLPKDQLAFLINADLFAAGLATLIQAIGFWKFGIRMPVMMGVTFASVAPMIAIGTDPNVGLLGIYGAVIASGLFGILIAPMMGRMLGLFPPVVTGTVITLIGVSLMRVGINWAGGGQPTTRAVIDGVVKDVPNLAYGDLGNLAIAGLTLLVILLLTRYGRGLVANCAVLLGIIIGTFVAMAFGKVSFEGLHEASFVAVITPLHFGMPTFQLTAILSMCIVMLITLVESTGMFLALSDITGRRLSPKDLTAGLRADGLGTVIGGVFNTFPYTSFSQNVGLVTVTGVRSRYVAAAGGLILIAFGLFPKMAHVVASVPQFVLGGAGIVMFGMVAATGIRILGSCDFNRNRHNLFIVAISIGFGMIPTLAPTLFQYLPKWTDPFTHSGIVLGTIVAVVLNLFFNGMQSAEEAMRNAAANSHGTE; this is encoded by the coding sequence ATGAATTCCGCAAGCACCACGGTCCCCACGGACCAGACAAACGAGCGGCTGCCCTCCGGGCGGTTGCTGGCGCTGGGCCTGCAGCACGTGCTGGTGATGTATGCCGGTACCGTTGCCGTTCCGCTCATCGTCGGCGGGGCGCTCAAGCTGCCGAAGGACCAGCTCGCGTTCCTGATCAATGCCGACCTGTTCGCGGCCGGCCTGGCCACGCTGATCCAGGCCATCGGCTTCTGGAAGTTCGGCATCCGCATGCCCGTGATGATGGGCGTGACGTTCGCGTCGGTGGCGCCGATGATCGCCATCGGCACCGACCCCAACGTGGGCCTGCTGGGCATCTATGGCGCGGTGATCGCGTCCGGGCTCTTCGGCATCCTGATCGCGCCGATGATGGGGCGCATGCTGGGGCTGTTCCCGCCCGTGGTGACCGGCACCGTGATCACGCTGATCGGGGTGTCGCTGATGCGCGTGGGCATCAACTGGGCCGGCGGCGGCCAGCCCACCACGCGGGCGGTCATCGACGGCGTGGTCAAGGACGTGCCGAACCTGGCCTACGGCGACCTGGGCAACCTGGCCATCGCCGGCCTGACGCTGCTGGTGATCCTGCTGCTGACGCGCTACGGGCGCGGCCTGGTGGCCAACTGCGCGGTGCTGCTGGGCATCATCATCGGCACGTTCGTGGCAATGGCGTTCGGCAAGGTGTCGTTCGAGGGCCTGCACGAAGCCAGCTTCGTGGCCGTCATCACGCCGCTGCACTTCGGCATGCCGACGTTCCAGCTCACCGCGATCCTGTCGATGTGCATCGTGATGCTGATCACGCTGGTCGAGTCCACCGGCATGTTCCTGGCGCTGTCCGACATCACCGGCCGCCGGCTGAGCCCGAAGGACCTGACCGCCGGCCTGCGCGCCGACGGCCTGGGCACGGTCATCGGCGGCGTGTTCAACACGTTCCCGTACACGTCGTTCTCGCAGAACGTGGGGCTGGTCACCGTGACCGGCGTGCGCTCGCGCTACGTGGCGGCCGCCGGCGGCCTGATCCTGATCGCGTTCGGCCTGTTCCCGAAGATGGCCCACGTGGTGGCGTCGGTGCCGCAGTTCGTGCTGGGCGGCGCCGGCATCGTGATGTTCGGCATGGTCGCGGCCACCGGCATCCGCATCCTGGGCAGCTGCGATTTCAACCGCAACCGCCACAACCTGTTCATCGTGGCGATCTCCATCGGCTTCGGCATGATCCCCACGCTGGCGCCCACGCTGTTCCAGTACCTGCCCAAGTGGACCGACCCGTTCACGCACAGCGGCATCGTGCTGGGCACCATCGTGGCCGTGGTGCTGAACCTGTTCTTCAACGGCATGCAGTCGGCCGAGGAAGCCATGCGCAACGCCGCCGCGAACAGCCATGGCACGGAGTAA
- a CDS encoding adenosine deaminase, which produces MTIDAALADKIRRTPKAELHVHIEGTLEPELIFRLAQRNNVSLAYPDVEALRAAYAFSDLQSFLDIYYAGASVLLTEEDFFDMTMAYVQRAVADNVRHAEIFFDPQTHTERGVPIGTVIDGISDALAQARTEYDFSSSLILCFLRHLSEEDAFATLEAALPYRDRFVGVGLDSSERGNPPEKFARVFARAKALGLRLVAHAGEEGPAQYVTDALDILKVERIDHGVRAIDDAALVERLARERVALTVCPLSNQKLKVYPDLRDHSLKQLLDAGVAVTLHSDDPAYFGGYMNANWEATFDALPLDAADAHKLARNSFEAAFLPEKQKAEFLAEVDHFWSAPPMSPPAAAHVSSTG; this is translated from the coding sequence ATGACCATCGATGCCGCGCTGGCGGACAAAATCCGCCGAACTCCCAAGGCCGAACTGCACGTGCATATCGAAGGCACGCTCGAACCCGAGCTGATCTTCCGGCTGGCCCAGCGCAACAACGTCAGCCTGGCCTACCCCGACGTGGAGGCGCTGCGCGCCGCCTATGCCTTCAGCGACCTGCAGTCGTTCCTGGACATCTACTACGCCGGCGCCAGCGTGCTGCTGACCGAGGAAGACTTCTTCGACATGACAATGGCCTACGTGCAGCGCGCCGTGGCCGACAACGTCCGCCATGCCGAGATCTTCTTCGACCCGCAGACCCACACCGAGCGCGGCGTGCCGATCGGCACCGTGATCGACGGCATCTCGGACGCGCTGGCGCAGGCGCGCACCGAGTACGATTTTTCGAGCAGCCTGATCCTCTGCTTCCTGCGCCACCTGTCCGAGGAAGACGCGTTCGCCACGCTGGAGGCCGCGCTGCCCTACCGCGACCGCTTTGTCGGCGTGGGACTGGATTCGTCGGAGCGCGGCAACCCGCCCGAGAAGTTCGCGCGGGTGTTTGCCCGCGCCAAGGCGCTGGGCCTGCGCCTGGTGGCCCACGCGGGCGAGGAAGGCCCGGCGCAGTACGTGACCGATGCGCTGGACATCCTCAAGGTGGAGCGGATCGACCACGGCGTGCGGGCCATCGACGACGCGGCGCTGGTTGAACGGCTGGCGCGCGAGCGCGTGGCGCTGACGGTCTGCCCGCTGTCGAACCAGAAGCTCAAGGTGTATCCGGACCTGCGCGACCACTCGCTGAAGCAACTGCTGGACGCCGGCGTGGCCGTGACGCTGCATTCGGACGACCCGGCCTACTTTGGCGGCTACATGAACGCCAACTGGGAAGCCACGTTCGACGCGCTGCCGCTGGACGCCGCCGACGCCCACAAGCTGGCGCGCAACAGTTTTGAAGCGGCCTTCCTGCCGGAGAAGCAGAAGGCCGAATTCCTGGCGGAGGTCGACCATTTCTGGTCGGCGCCGCCGATGTCCCCGCCCGCGGCGGCCCATGTGAGTTCCACGGGCTGA
- a CDS encoding TMEM165/GDT1 family protein, with translation MESFLVSTGIVALAEMGDKTQLLSLVLAARYRKPLPIILGILIATLVNHGFAGALGGWITQVLGANLLRWILGLGFIAMAAWMLIPDKLDEAEEAKPVKGALGILGTTIVAFFFAEMGDKTQIATVALAARFHGEVLAVVAGTTFGMMLANAPAVMLGEKFANRMPIALVHKIAAAIFLVLGLLALFNVGR, from the coding sequence ATGGAATCATTCCTCGTCTCCACAGGTATCGTCGCGCTCGCCGAAATGGGCGACAAGACGCAGTTGCTGTCCCTCGTGCTGGCCGCGCGGTATCGCAAACCCCTTCCCATCATCCTCGGCATCCTGATCGCCACGCTGGTCAACCACGGCTTTGCCGGCGCCCTTGGTGGCTGGATCACCCAGGTCCTGGGCGCCAACCTGCTGCGATGGATCCTCGGTCTTGGCTTTATTGCGATGGCCGCGTGGATGCTGATTCCCGACAAGCTCGACGAGGCCGAGGAAGCCAAGCCGGTCAAGGGCGCGCTGGGCATCCTGGGCACTACGATCGTGGCCTTCTTCTTTGCCGAGATGGGCGACAAGACGCAGATCGCCACCGTGGCGCTGGCGGCCCGCTTCCATGGCGAGGTGCTGGCGGTGGTGGCAGGCACGACGTTCGGCATGATGCTGGCCAATGCACCGGCCGTGATGCTGGGCGAGAAGTTCGCGAACCGGATGCCGATCGCCCTGGTCCACAAGATCGCCGCCGCGATCTTCCTGGTGCTGGGACTGCTGGCGCTGTTCAACGTCGGACGCTGA
- the guaD gene encoding guanine deaminase, whose translation MTTSPAPRTNGAVTRAIRGRILHFLRDPQFHEDAYQYWEDGLMVVTAGRVAAVGPYATLAHEVPAGAELVDHRGKLIVPGFIDTHVHYPQTDIIASPSPGLLHWLDTYTFPEERRFSDATYARGVADFFTDELLRNGTTTAMVWSTVHAQSADALFAASQARNLRMITGKVLMDRNCPDFLQDTAESGARESADLISKWHGKDRLAYAITPRFAPTSTEAQLAACGELARAHDDVFIQTHVAENRDEVKWVAELFPDARSYLDVYDRYGLLRPGAFYGHAIYLDPEDRRRLADSGAAVAHCPTSNLFLGSGFYDFHQSDANRLNVTLATDVGGGTSFSMFRTMNAAHKVARMGGYHLTALRMFYLATRAAAEALGWQDRIGSFEVGCEADFVVLDPDATPLIARRSSRSETLEEQLFAFAMLGDDRVIDSVYVMGEAAQPVAA comes from the coding sequence ATGACGACTTCCCCCGCCCCCCGCACCAACGGTGCCGTCACCCGCGCCATCCGCGGCCGCATCCTCCATTTCCTGCGCGATCCGCAGTTCCACGAGGACGCTTATCAGTATTGGGAAGACGGCCTGATGGTCGTGACCGCCGGGCGCGTGGCCGCCGTGGGCCCGTACGCCACGCTGGCGCACGAGGTGCCGGCCGGCGCCGAGCTGGTCGACCATCGCGGCAAGCTGATCGTCCCGGGCTTCATCGACACGCACGTGCACTACCCGCAGACCGACATCATCGCGTCGCCGTCGCCGGGGCTGCTGCACTGGCTGGACACCTACACGTTCCCCGAGGAGCGCCGCTTCAGCGACGCCACCTACGCGCGCGGCGTGGCCGACTTCTTCACCGACGAACTGCTGCGCAACGGCACGACCACGGCGATGGTCTGGAGCACCGTGCACGCGCAGTCGGCCGACGCGCTGTTCGCGGCCAGCCAGGCGCGCAACCTGCGGATGATCACCGGCAAGGTGCTGATGGACCGCAACTGTCCCGATTTCCTGCAGGACACGGCCGAATCCGGCGCGCGCGAATCGGCCGACCTGATCTCGAAGTGGCACGGCAAGGACCGGCTGGCCTACGCCATCACGCCGCGCTTCGCGCCCACGTCCACCGAAGCCCAGCTTGCCGCCTGCGGCGAGCTGGCGCGCGCGCATGACGACGTCTTCATCCAGACGCACGTGGCCGAGAACCGCGACGAGGTGAAATGGGTGGCCGAGCTGTTCCCGGACGCCCGCAGCTACCTGGACGTCTACGACCGCTACGGCCTGCTGCGCCCGGGCGCGTTCTACGGCCACGCGATCTACCTGGACCCCGAGGACCGCCGCCGCCTGGCCGACAGCGGCGCGGCCGTGGCCCACTGCCCCACGTCGAACCTGTTCCTGGGCAGCGGGTTCTACGACTTCCACCAGTCCGACGCCAACCGCCTGAACGTGACGCTGGCCACCGACGTGGGCGGCGGCACGTCGTTCTCGATGTTCCGCACGATGAACGCCGCCCACAAGGTGGCGCGCATGGGCGGCTACCACCTGACGGCGCTGCGCATGTTCTACCTGGCCACGCGCGCGGCGGCCGAGGCGCTGGGCTGGCAGGACCGCATCGGCAGTTTCGAGGTGGGCTGCGAGGCCGATTTTGTGGTGCTGGACCCCGATGCCACGCCGCTGATCGCGCGCCGCAGCAGCCGCTCGGAGACGCTGGAAGAGCAACTGTTCGCGTTTGCGATGCTGGGCGACGACCGTGTCATCGACAGCGTGTACGTGATGGGCGAAGCCGCGCAGCCGGTGGCTGCCTGA
- a CDS encoding GntR family transcriptional regulator, translating to MSKNLKLIAADALPASLDNKPARKGSVEERMYHEIYDAIMEHRLPPRTKLTEHSLCEIYATARHTVRKVLSRLAADGMVDLEPNRGAFIASPSTDEAHDMFELRQMLERAVLEKLAAMPNVRAVIAPLRKMVADERQAFLTHERPTWIRLSAEFHTALADLSGNALLVTMMRRLVSRTTLMIASVEAPGHNACSFDEHDDILDALEQGDAALAQSRMAHHLGACADRVQPDEPGNFDLRSVLGRST from the coding sequence ATGTCCAAGAATCTCAAGCTGATCGCCGCCGACGCGCTGCCCGCGTCCCTAGACAACAAGCCCGCCCGCAAGGGGTCGGTGGAAGAGCGCATGTATCACGAGATCTACGACGCGATCATGGAGCACCGCCTGCCGCCGCGCACCAAGCTCACCGAGCATTCGCTGTGCGAGATCTATGCCACCGCGCGACACACCGTGCGCAAGGTGCTGTCCCGGCTGGCCGCCGACGGCATGGTCGACCTGGAGCCCAACCGCGGCGCCTTCATCGCCAGCCCGTCGACCGACGAGGCGCACGACATGTTCGAGCTGCGCCAGATGCTGGAGCGCGCCGTGCTGGAAAAACTGGCCGCCATGCCGAACGTGCGCGCGGTGATCGCGCCGCTGCGCAAGATGGTGGCCGACGAGCGCCAGGCGTTTCTCACGCACGAGCGGCCTACCTGGATCCGCCTGTCCGCCGAATTCCATACCGCGCTGGCCGACCTGTCCGGCAACGCGCTGCTGGTGACGATGATGCGGCGGCTGGTGTCGCGCACCACGCTGATGATCGCCAGCGTGGAGGCCCCCGGCCACAACGCGTGCTCGTTCGACGAGCACGACGACATTCTTGACGCACTGGAACAGGGCGACGCCGCCCTGGCGCAGTCGCGCATGGCGCACCACCTTGGCGCCTGCGCGGACCGCGTGCAGCCGGACGAGCCCGGCAACTTCGATCTTCGCAGCGTGCTGGGCCGCTCCACCTAG
- a CDS encoding fatty acid desaturase: protein MTARSQTLSPTDGGAPPPAAAPSTASQRRPHAGDVPLPEPIAFEAPFPNRKTIRSWLIPLGRRSTSRALLLFAFDYALFFAVLAGVVLLSAWWAKVGLGVLAGLIIARLFIIGHDACHQSLTDHRGLNKWLGRLTFLPSLTPYSLWEVGHNVVHHGYTNLKGFDFVWAPYSLDEFRALPRRRRVMERIYRNGFGAGLYYLIEIWWFKLFFPSKRQMATRRAIFLWDCTLVAAFGALWIGALAWLAVATGQSVLLMVGTGFVLPFLVWNTTVGFVLYVHHTHTSVAWYDTKAMWAKAQPFVSTTVHLRFGMGIGAALHHIMEHTAHHVDMSVPLYRLKRAQALLEHALPGRIIIEKFSWRWYFRTARHCKLYDFKALCWTDFRGRQTSENAPVPA, encoded by the coding sequence ATGACTGCCAGATCCCAGACCCTTTCCCCGACGGACGGCGGCGCGCCGCCCCCCGCCGCCGCCCCGTCCACCGCCTCCCAGCGTCGCCCGCATGCCGGCGACGTGCCACTGCCCGAGCCGATCGCGTTCGAGGCCCCGTTCCCCAACCGCAAGACCATCCGAAGCTGGCTGATCCCGCTGGGACGTCGCAGCACGTCGCGCGCGCTGCTGCTGTTCGCGTTCGACTACGCGCTGTTCTTCGCGGTGCTGGCCGGCGTGGTGCTGCTGTCGGCATGGTGGGCCAAGGTGGGCCTCGGCGTGCTGGCCGGGCTGATCATCGCGCGGCTGTTCATCATCGGCCACGACGCCTGCCACCAGAGCCTGACCGACCACCGTGGACTGAACAAGTGGCTGGGCCGGCTGACCTTCCTGCCGTCGCTGACGCCGTACAGCCTGTGGGAAGTGGGCCACAACGTGGTGCACCACGGCTATACCAACCTCAAGGGCTTTGACTTCGTCTGGGCGCCCTACTCGCTCGACGAATTCCGCGCGCTGCCGCGCCGCCGCCGCGTAATGGAGCGCATCTACCGCAACGGCTTCGGCGCCGGCCTGTACTACCTGATCGAGATCTGGTGGTTCAAGCTGTTCTTCCCGAGCAAGCGCCAGATGGCCACGCGCCGCGCGATCTTCCTGTGGGACTGCACGCTGGTGGCTGCCTTCGGCGCGCTGTGGATCGGCGCGCTGGCATGGCTTGCCGTCGCCACGGGGCAGTCGGTGCTGCTGATGGTCGGCACCGGCTTCGTGCTGCCGTTCCTGGTCTGGAACACGACGGTCGGCTTCGTGCTCTACGTCCACCACACCCATACCAGCGTGGCGTGGTACGACACCAAGGCGATGTGGGCCAAGGCCCAGCCGTTCGTCTCGACGACCGTGCACCTGCGCTTCGGCATGGGCATCGGCGCGGCGCTGCACCACATCATGGAACACACGGCGCACCACGTGGACATGAGCGTGCCGCTGTACCGGCTGAAGCGCGCGCAGGCCCTGCTGGAGCACGCGCTGCCGGGGCGGATCATCATCGAGAAGTTCTCGTGGCGCTGGTACTTCCGTACCGCGCGGCACTGCAAGCTCTACGACTTCAAGGCCCTGTGCTGGACCGATTTCCGCGGTCGCCAGACCAGCGAGAACGCCCCCGTACCTGCCTGA